The following are from one region of the Salvelinus alpinus chromosome 16, SLU_Salpinus.1, whole genome shotgun sequence genome:
- the aqp12 gene encoding aquaporin 12 isoform X2 yields the protein MSGLNVTLGYFLAVVVFGAAFRTLFRKWPRLSVAAEFPASFVLVACWLEVQTIKEVGEWAGGLGPDVTLTILFLVLLTHGVICAGATGNPSLTLMNFLLLETHTLPTLLALAAQFLGAHLALLGAGYYWALELNDMHMIKNLMSRECSTALRVSLVQGVISECVCAFIFYLIYLSLKRRSALIRVPLVAAVLTFFSHSASDYTMAFLNPSLAYGLTFYCPGFTFTEYSVVYWLGPIFGMTLALLLYMGHIPRIFTKNLLYSQKTRFRVPKGEGDKKK from the exons ATGTCTGGACTCAATGTCACCCTTGGTTACTTTCTCGCTGTTGTGGTGTTTGGTGCAGCCTTTAGAACCCTTTTCAGAAAATGGCCTCGTTTGAGCGTTGCAGCAGAGTTTCCGGCCTCGTTTGTGCTGGTGGCATGCTGGCTGGAGGTGCAGACCATTAAAGAGGTGGGCGAGTGGGCAGGAGGACTGGGTCCAGacgtgactctaaccatactgtttTTAGTGCTGCTGACCCATGGTGTGATCTGTGCCGGAGCCACTGGAAACCCCTCCCTGACTCTGATGAATTTCCTGCTGCTGGAGACCCATACTCTGCCCACTCTgctggctctggctgctcagTTCCTGGGGGCACACCTGGCTCTGCTTGGGGCTGGCTACTACTGGGCCCTGGAGCTTAACGACATGCACATGATCAAGAACCTGATGTCAAGGGAGTGCAGCACAGCCCTGCGTGTCTCCCTGGTGCAGGGGGTcatttctgagtgtgtgtgtgcattcatctTTTATCTGATATACCTCAGCCTGAAACGTCGCTCTGCGCTGATTCGGGTTCCTCTCGTTGCAGCTGTGCTCACCTTCTTCTCCCATTCAG CCAGTGATTATACCATGGCTTTCCTGAACCCCTCCCTGGCCTATGGCCTTACCTTCTACTGTCCCGGGTTCACCTTTACGGAGTACTCAGTGGTCTACTGGCTTGGGCCCATTTTTG GAATGACCCTTGCCCTTCTCCTGTACATGGGCCACATTCCTAGGATTTTTACCAAGAACCTGCTGTATTCCCAGAAAACCCGCTTCCGTGTGCCAAAGGGGGAGGGAGATAAAAAAAAGTGA
- the gpc5b gene encoding glypican-5b isoform X2, with amino-acid sequence MFRRILQRVDFWLIWVTVVLFGASGAGAHSCHEVKTAFQLRQIGSLKWVPEAPGTDGELQICKHPGPSCCTRKMEESYQAAVRRETLQNIRSYSFELKYLIVGHSSAFQDTFQSLLSFTLNLTSALFDSAYEPLSQDARPLVADLFSVLSLFLGGDGNTSMERSVHRFYDDLFPLVYRRLVNPGLASSPPSSEHSECLRKTRQDVNPFGPHPRALAEGLTRALSAGRALSRALMMGAEVLNATERAGLSRECGRALVRMQYCPHCRGLTLIRPCGGLCLNVMRGCLVGLSELDGPWRHYVALLQELTGALAGGHDLELALLGIRNHINDAILHAQLHGPRISAIVDKVCGPLTDTPSVTSIRPTLKVMTSVTTSPTSAVSTPSPAEVTLGRLSHTRRSLPLKPSKIDKPRSLKKISREFMGYIQRYRSFFSALPETLCESEMVGEDFTCWSGEDVVDRERRRGFIVAPVGPLCGTIKSPRPGGHSGSVNRAEEPRRPPPSLLLYLLPPPPPSRGPLREGSVLWPSGAAAWSPAKHWGEECTETLGHSHAADLFTVSIH; translated from the exons ATGTTCCGAAGGATACTCCAACGCGTTGACTTTTGGTTGATTTGGGTAACAGTTGTACTATTTGGAGCTTCTGGTGCAGGAGCGCACAGTTGCCATGAGGTTAAAACGGCTTTCCAATTGCGCCAGATCGGCTCGTTGAAATGGGTCCCCGAGGCACCTGGAACAG ATGGTGAGTTGCAGATCTGCAAGCACCCAGGCCCGTCATGTTGCACACGCAAGATGGAGGAGAGTTACCAGGCAGCAGTGCGCAGAGAGACTCTCCAGAACATCCGTTCCTACAGCTTTGAGCTCAAGTACCTCATTGTGGGCCATTCCTCTGCCTTCCAGG ACACGTTCCAGTCTCTTCTGTCGTTCACTCTGAACCTGACCAGTGCTCTGTTTGACAGTGCCTATGAGCCCCTCTCCCAGGATGCTCGCCCCCTGGTGGCAGACCtcttctccgtcctctctctcttcctgggaGGAGACGGCAACACCTCCATGGAGCGCTCCGTGCACCGATTCTATGATGACCTCTTCCCACTGGTGTACCGGCGCCTTGTCAACCCTGGCCTGGCCTCGTCCCCGCCCTCCTCTGAGCACAGTGAGTGTCTGCGCAAGACGCGCCAGGATGTCAACCCGTTTGGGCCCCACCCTCGTGCCCTGGCCGAGGGGCTGACCCGGGCTCTGAGTGCAGGGCGGGCACTGAGCCGGGCACTGATGATGGGGGCAGAGGTACTGAACGCCACAGAGCGGGCAGGGCTGTCCAGGGAGTGTGGGCGTGCTCTGGTGAGAATGCAGTACTGCCCCCACTGCAGGGGCCTGACCCTGATCCGGCCATGTGGAGGACTATGTCTTAACGTAATGCGGGGTTGCCTGGTGGGGCTCTCGGAGCTAGACGGGCCCTGGAGGCACTATGTGGCCCTGCTGCAGGAGCTGACGGGGGCCCTGGCCGGGGGCCACGATCTGGAGCTGGCCCTGCTGGGCATCAGGAACCACATCAACGACGCCATCCTGCACGCACAGCTGCATGGGCCACGCATCAGCGCCATC GTTGATAAAGTATGTGGGCCTCTCACAGACACTCCGTCAGTGACAAGTATACGTCCCACCCTGAAGGTCATGACCTCCGTGACCACCTCCCCGACCTCGGCGGTCTCAACGCCCTCCCCAGCCGAGGTCACACTGGGCCGCTTGTCGCATAccaggag GTCCTTACCTCTGAAACCATCCAAGATTGATAAGCCTAGAAGTCTGAAAAAGATCTCTAG aGAGTTTATGGGCTATATTCAGCGCTACAGGTCCTTCTTCTCTGCCCTGCCGGAGACACTGTGTGAGAGTGAGATGGTGGGGGAGGACTTCACCTGCTGGAGTGGGGAGGACGTGGTGGACAG ggagagacggagggggtTCATTGTGGCTCCAGTGGGCCCTCTGTGTGGCACTATCAAAAGCCCCAGGCCTGGTGGCCATTCAGGCTCTGTGAACCGTGCAGAAGAACCGAGGCGGCCTCCTCCTTCGCTCCTACTGtacctgctgccccccccccccccctcccgggGGCCACTGAGAGAAGGGTCTGTTCTCTGGCCCTCTGGGGCTGCAGCCTGGAGCCCAGCCAAGCACTGGGGAGAGGAGTGCACCGAGACACTGGGGCACAGCCACGCTGCTGACCTCTTTACAGTTTCAATTCACtga
- the rpp21 gene encoding ribonuclease P protein subunit p21 produces MAANLKDKEAYQRLNFLYQAAHCVLSQTPENVELARFYCFTQKTIAKRLVLRQDPAVKRALCKKCCSLLVPGVTATARQRRIKYRNRMTVLQCLSCGQSKRFLNNPEHRLWVDQPEAQLENQSQPEQGHSTKELQKEKADGPVSQKSSTGPSSTQHQVSPSKPKT; encoded by the exons ATGGCAGCAAACTTGAAAGACAAGGAAGCCTATCAAAGACTAAACTTTCTATATCAG GCTGCACACTGTGTTTTGTCTCAAACCCCTGAGAATGTGGAATTGGCTCGTTTTTACTGCTTCACTCAGAAGACCATTGCAAAACGTTTGGTGCTGAGACA AGACCCCGCAGTGAAAAGAGCATTATGTAAGAAGTGCTGCTCTTTGTTGGTCCCAGGAGTAACTGCCACAGCCAGACAGAGAA GGATTAAGTACAGAAACCGCATGACTGTGCTGCAGTGTCTCAGCTGTGGACAGAGCAAGAGGTTCCTTAACAATCCGGAGCATCGCCTGTGGGTGGACCAGCCTGAGGCCCAGCTGGAGAACCAATCACAGCCAG AACAAGGTCACTCCACTAAAGAGTTGCAGAAGGAGAAAGCTGATGGACCCGTATCTCAGAAATCCTCTACAGGGCCTTCCTCTACCCAGCACCAGGTGTCTCCATCAAAGCCCAAAACCTGA
- the aqp12 gene encoding aquaporin 12 isoform X1 — protein MSGLNVTLGYFLAVVVFGAAFRTLFRKWPRLSVAAEFPASFVLVACWLEVQTIKEVGEWAGGLGPDVTLTILFLVLLTHGVICAGATGNPSLTLMNFLLLETHTLPTLLALAAQFLGAHLALLGAGYYWALELNDMHMIKNLMSRECSTALRVSLVQGVISECVCAFIFYLIYLSLKRRSALIRVPLVAAVLTFFSHSASDYTMAFLNPSLAYGLTFYCPGFTFTEYSVVYWLGPIFGKSNNIFVTYKHLIKKGFIFDNEAYVAYVAGNTDILFSGMTLALLLYMGHIPRIFTKNLLYSQKTRFRVPKGEGDKKK, from the exons ATGTCTGGACTCAATGTCACCCTTGGTTACTTTCTCGCTGTTGTGGTGTTTGGTGCAGCCTTTAGAACCCTTTTCAGAAAATGGCCTCGTTTGAGCGTTGCAGCAGAGTTTCCGGCCTCGTTTGTGCTGGTGGCATGCTGGCTGGAGGTGCAGACCATTAAAGAGGTGGGCGAGTGGGCAGGAGGACTGGGTCCAGacgtgactctaaccatactgtttTTAGTGCTGCTGACCCATGGTGTGATCTGTGCCGGAGCCACTGGAAACCCCTCCCTGACTCTGATGAATTTCCTGCTGCTGGAGACCCATACTCTGCCCACTCTgctggctctggctgctcagTTCCTGGGGGCACACCTGGCTCTGCTTGGGGCTGGCTACTACTGGGCCCTGGAGCTTAACGACATGCACATGATCAAGAACCTGATGTCAAGGGAGTGCAGCACAGCCCTGCGTGTCTCCCTGGTGCAGGGGGTcatttctgagtgtgtgtgtgcattcatctTTTATCTGATATACCTCAGCCTGAAACGTCGCTCTGCGCTGATTCGGGTTCCTCTCGTTGCAGCTGTGCTCACCTTCTTCTCCCATTCAG CCAGTGATTATACCATGGCTTTCCTGAACCCCTCCCTGGCCTATGGCCTTACCTTCTACTGTCCCGGGTTCACCTTTACGGAGTACTCAGTGGTCTACTGGCTTGGGCCCATTTTTGGTAAGTCAAACAACATTTTTGTTACATACAAACACCTGATAAAAAAAGGCTTTATCTTTGACAATGAGGCTTATGTTGCTTATGTAGCTGGTAATACAGATATCCTCTTTTCAGGAATGACCCTTGCCCTTCTCCTGTACATGGGCCACATTCCTAGGATTTTTACCAAGAACCTGCTGTATTCCCAGAAAACCCGCTTCCGTGTGCCAAAGGGGGAGGGAGATAAAAAAAAGTGA